The following are encoded together in the Lactuca sativa cultivar Salinas chromosome 1, Lsat_Salinas_v11, whole genome shotgun sequence genome:
- the LOC111882822 gene encoding carboxyl-terminal-processing peptidase 2, chloroplastic, with the protein MEVICSSSSVSVFVSPRNNLCFAPKVLPWNSLLVSSVKPQICNSISCVSLNSSNRLGAFNPNKQQNGSFFWLIRSFNKRFAFQHVVLFRRNGRLLTKLRNHTINLRKLVKSSEKLKDLFPVLFVRIVLGMMIFMAITIPVSKSPSWALTEENLLFLEAWRTIDRAYVDKSFNGQSWFRYRENALRNEPMNNREQTYAAIKKMLATLDDPFTRFLEPEKFKSLRSGTQGALTGVGLSIGYPTGNDGALSGLMVISASPGGPASRASIAPGDLILAIDDFSTETMDIYDAAERLQGAEGSEVQLKIQSGPEIKQLSLTRENISLNPVRSRVCETPGMGKGTSKIGYIKLTSFNQNASAAVKEAIETLRRDNVDAFVLDLRNNSGGLFPEGIEIARIWLNKGVIVYICDSRGVRDIYDTDGTNAIAASEPLAVLVNKGTASASEILAGALKDNKRAVLLGEPTFGKGKIQSVFELSDGSGLAVTVARYETPDHIDINKVGITPDHPLPASFPKDDDGFCGCIGDPASGCFLNKVGLFSR; encoded by the exons ATGGAAGTGATATGTAGCTCCTCTTCCGTCTCCGTATTCGTCTCCCCCCGCAACAATCTCTGTTTCGCTCCTAAG GTGCTACCATGGAATTCTTTGCTTGTTAGCTCCGTAAAACCTCAAATTTGTAACTCGATTTCATGTGTAAGCTTAAATTCTAGCAATAGATTAGGAGCTTTCAACCCTAACAAGCAGCAGAACGGAAGTTTCTTCTGGTTGATAAGAAGTTTCAACAAACGATTCGCTTTCCAACATGTTGTGCTTTTTAGGAGGAATGGAAGGTTATTAACAAAGTTAAGGAATCATACTATCAACCTTCGGAAACTAGTTAAGAGTTCTGAGAAACTTAAAGATTTGTTTCCAGTTCTATTTGTCCGAATTGTCTTGGGAATGATGATCTTTATGGCAATCACTATTCCTGTTAGCAAATCTCCTTCCT GGGCACTTACTGAGGAGAATCTTTTATTCCTTGAGGCATGGAGAACAATTGATCGTGCATATGTTGACAAAAGCTTCAATGGTCAAAGTTGGTTTAGGTATAGAGAAAATGCACTGAGAAATGAACCAATGAACAATCGTGAACAAACAT ATGCAGCAATAAAGAAGATGCTTGCCACCTTAGATGACCCTTTCACCCGTTTTTTAGAGCCTGAAAAGTTCAAAAGTTTAAGG TCAGGAACACAAGGTGCACTTACAGGGGTAGGATTGTCAATTGGTTACCCAACTGGAAATGATGGAGCTCTTTCTGGACTTATGGTTATTTCAGCTTCTCCAGGTGGGCCCGCAAGTCGGGCTTCCATTGCCCCTGGTGATTTAATTCTAGCCATTGATGATTTTAGTACAGAAACAATGGATATTTATGATGCAGCTGAACGCTTACA GGGGGCTGAAGGAAGTGAAGTACAGTTAAAAATACAAAGTGGGCCCGAGATAAAGCAATTATCTTTAAC GAGGGAAAATATTTCATTAAATCCAGTGAGGTCAAGAGTGTGTGAGACACCTGGCATGGGGAAGGGTACCTCAAAGATTGGATACATCAAATTAACATCATTCAACCAAAATGCTTCTG CTGCTGTGAAGGAAGCAATTGAGACTTTAAGAAGAGACAATGTTGATGCATTTGTCTTGGACCTTCGCAACAATAg TGGTGGTCTTTTTCCTGAAGGAATTGAAATTGCTAGGATTTG GTTGAATAAGGGTGTGATTGTGTACATATGCGATAGTCGTGGAGTTAGAGATATATATGACACTGATGGAACAAATGCAATAGCAGCTTCAGAGCCTCTAGCTGTTTTG GTGAACAAAGGAACTGCAAGTGCAAGTGAGATATTGGCTGGGGCATTGAAGGATAACAAGCGTGCAGTGCTTCTTGGGGAACCTACTTTTGGCAAAGG aaaaatacaatcgGTTTTTGAACTGTCTGATGGCTCTGGCTTAGCTGTTACTGTTGCTCGTTATGAAACCCCTGATCACATTGACATCAATAag GTTGGGATAACACCTGATCATCCATTGCCAGCATCATTTCCAAAGGACGATGACGGTTTTTGTGGGTGCATAGGGGACCCAGCATCTGGATGTTTTCTAAACAAAGTTGGATTATTTTCAAGATGA